A portion of the Ammospiza caudacuta isolate bAmmCau1 chromosome 25, bAmmCau1.pri, whole genome shotgun sequence genome contains these proteins:
- the PPT1 gene encoding palmitoyl-protein thioesterase 1, with the protein MAALRVAVPVLALLGLCPGPAAAAAPLVIWHGMGDSCCNPVSMGYIKKLVEKKIPGIYVLSLKIGSSLIQDVENSFFMNVNAQVSDVCGQLARDPQLQRGYNAMGFSQGGQFLRAVAQRCPAPPMLSLISVGGQHQGVYGFPRCPGESSHLCDWIRRTLDLGAYSKAVQEHLVQAEYWHDPLKEEEYRKNSIFLADINQERGINETYKKNLMALKKFVMVKFLNDTMVDPPISEWFGFYKSGQAKETIPLQETSLYKEDRLGLQQMDKAGKLVFLGVQGDHLHFSEEWFDSTILPFLQ; encoded by the exons ATGGCGGCGCTCAGGGTGGCGGTGccggtgctggcgctgctcggGCTGTGCCcgggccccgcggccgccgccgcgcccctGGTGATCTGGCACGGCATGG GAGACAGCTGCTGCAATCCGGTGAGCATGGGCTACATCAAAAAACTGGTGGAGAAGAAAATCCCCGGGATTTACGTCCTGTCGCTCAAGATCGGGAGCAGCCTGATCCAG GACGTGGAGAACAGCTTCTTCATGAACGTCAACGCGCAGGTGAGCGACGTGTGCGGGCAGCTGGCCCGGGACCCGCAGCTGCAGCGCGGCTACAACGCCATGGGCTTCTCCCAGGGAGGCCAGTTCCT GAGGGCTGTGGCCCAGAggtgccctgctcctcccatgCTCAGCCTCATCTCCGTTGGAGGACAGCACCAAG GTGTTTATGGATTCCCTCGCTGCCCCGGGGAGAGCTCCCACCTGTGCGACTGGATCCGCAGAACCCTGGACCTGGGGGCCTACAGCAAGGCAGTGCAGGAGCA cttgGTGCAGGCAGAGTATTGGCATGACCCATTGAAGGAGGAGGAGTacaggaaaaacagcattttcctgGCTGACATCAACCAGGAGAGG GGCATCAATGAGACCTACAAGAAGAACCTGATGGCTCTGAAGAAGTTTGTGATGGTGAAATTCCTCAATGATACCATGGTGGACCCTCCAATCTCTGAG TGGTTTGGGTTTTACAAAAGTGGCCAAGCCAAGGAGACCATCCCACTGCAGGAGACCTCGCTGTACAAAGag GAtcgcctggggctgcagcagatgGACAAGGCGGGGAAGTTGGTGttcctgggggtgcagggggatcACCTGCACTTCTCAGAAGAGTGGTTTGACAGCACCATCCTCCCCTTCCTGCAGTga
- the RPL11 gene encoding large ribosomal subunit protein uL5 has translation MAQDQGEKENPMRELRIRKLCLNICVGESGDRLTRAAKVLEQLTGQTPVFSKARYTVRSFGIRRNEKIAVHCTVRGAKAEEILEKGLKVREYELRKNNFSDTGNFGFGIQEHIDLGIKYDPSIGIYGLDFYVVLGRPGFSIADKKRRTGNIGAKHRIGKEEAMRWFQQKYDGIILPGK, from the exons ATGGCG CAGGACCAAGGTGAGAAGGAGAACCCGATGCGGGAGCTGCGGATCCGCAAACTCTGCCTCAACATCTGCGTCGGGGAGAGCGGGGATCGGCTCACCCGCGCCGCcaaggtgctggagcagctcacGGGGCAGACCCCCGTGTTCTCCAAAG CCCGGTACACGGTGAGGTCCTTCGGGATCAGGAGAAACGAGAAAATCGCTGTTCACTGCACGGTTCGTGGCGCCAAAGCAGAGGAGATCCTGGAGAAGGGGTTGAAG GTGCGAGAATACGAGCTGAGGAAAAACAACTTCTCAGACACGGGGAACTTTGGCTTTGGGATCCAGGAACACATCGATCTGGGCATTAAATACGATCCCAGTATTGGGATTTATGGCCTGGATTTCTACGTG gtgctgggcaggcCGGGTTTCAGCATTGCTGACAAGAAACGCAGGACTGGCAACATCGGGGCCAAGCACAGGATTGGGAAGGAGGAGGCCATGCGCTGGTTCCAGCAGAAG TATGATGGCATCATCCTTCCTGGTAAATGA
- the ELOA gene encoding elongin-A, whose amino-acid sequence MAESVLEVVGRLQARLAGNAEPKKLLKSLKRLSELPITVDILVETGVGKTVNSLRKHELVGDFAKDLVARWKKLVPVAQEAERNNLDSEDRDYERSSSSKRHQESSLREDEEADQEYSEPFQPSCSQSYSPDHREKKSKRYPRPERAYETYSYSSHQGKGWGRSSPVLSSDQEYSDCGQAVSPEPSESPQDMDTDPYASEEQEEPALFPRKANKGHSFQEKLGAGRERGDVCDKGNASRSKEHKSSHKKQRLDGRGDDRSSAFSPERLHKASFKEQLRESPVAAGSKEKQRTSEGGKKEKNRESGASRKEKPHSEESLENHVKKQKHRDSEKSKLEKSKQSLESSNSEKRKAESDSGNRIKEKGGSGSLKSSEGKRKISDVDKKSVGFSSNSGEGEAEDEFEQPTMSFESYLSYDQPQKKKKKVVKPSAGSAGDKDRGHSKQNGSKATTNSSSSSQKSPSHKRTSEKKAEKKSPEPPKPKRIILDVVPTLPDIPLPPIQANYRPLPSIESITCSQTKRKAVSSPVEESEAGFTGRRLNSKMQVYSGSKTAYLPKMMSLYQQCIRVLSNNIDSIYEVGGVPFSVLEPVLERCTPEQLYRIEECNHVLVEDTDQLWHNHCLRDFKNEKPEEFESWREMYLRLHDAREQRLLMLARNIGSAHANKPKGRVAKMAFVNSAAKPPRDVRRRQEKFGTGGPLVPEKTKIKPVLYPPSKSHARASDEQSYDGPSTSSAHSAPSSGSTFSSYDPRKPPVKKIAPMMAKTIKAFKNRFSRR is encoded by the exons ATGGCGGAGTCGGTGCTGGAAGTTGTGGGCCGGCTCCAGGCGCGGCTGGCGGGCAACGCCGAGCCCAAGAAG CTGCTGAAGAGTCTGAAGAGGCTGTCAGAGTTACCCATCACAGTTGACATTCTCGTG GAGACAGGAGTTGGGAAGACTGTGAACAGCCTGAGGAAACATGAGCTGGTGGGAGACTTTGCCAAGGACCTGGTGGCCAGGTGGAAGAAGCTGGTGCCGGTGGCGCAGGAGGCAGAGCG AAATAACCTGGACTCCGAAGACCGTGACTACGAGAGGAGCAGCTCGAGCAAAAGGCATCAGGAATCCTCTCTcagagaggatgaggaggctGATCAGGAATACTCAGAACCCTTCCAGCCTTCTTGCAGCCAGTCCTATAGCCCAGATCATAGGGAAAAGAAGTCCAAAAGGTATCCTAGGCCTGAGAGAGCCTATGAGACTTACAGCTATAGCAGCCACCAGGGGAAGGGTTGGGGCAGATCCTCCCCGGTGCTCTCTTCAGACCAGGAGTACTCGGACTGTGGGCAAGCTGTGTCACCTGAGCCCAGTGAGAGCCCTCAGGATATGGACACAGACCCTTATGCCTCTGAGGAGCAGGAAGAACCAGCACTATTCCCTAGGAAAGCCAATAAAGGGCACAGCTTCCAGGAGAAGCTGGGGGCAGGCCGGGAGCGCGGCGACGTCTGCGACAAAGGGAACGCGAGTCGGAGCAAAGAGCACAAATCCTCGCACAAGAAACAGCGACTCGATGGCAGAGGGGATGACAGGAGCTCTGCCTTCAGCCCTGAGAGGTTGCACAAGGCTTCCTTTAAGGAGCAGCTCCGAGAATCCCCCgtggcagcaggcagcaagGAGAAGCAGAGGACGTCAGAGGGCGGCAAAAAGGAGAAGAATCGGGAAAGCGGCGCCTCCAGGAAGGAGAAGCCGCACTCGGAGGAATCTTTGGAGAACCATGTCAAGAAGCAAAAGCATCGGGACTCTGAGAAGAGCAAATTGGAAAAGTCCAAGCAGAGTCTGGAGAGCTCTaactcagagaaaaggaaagctgagaGTGACTCAGGCAATAGGATCAAGGAAAAGGGGGGTTCTGGGAGCTTAAAGTCTTCGGAGGGGAAGCGCAAAATCTCCGATGTGGACAAAAAATCAGTGGGGTTTTCCTCAAATTCTGGGGAGGGGGAAGCAGAGGATGAGTTTGAACAACCTACAATGTCCTTTGAGTCATATCTCAGCTATGACCagccccagaaaaagaaaaagaaagtggtGAAACCCTCAGCTGGGTCAGCTGGGGACAAagacagagggcacagcaaacAGAACGGATCCAAAGCCACTAccaacagctccagctccagtcAGAAAAGTCCCAGCCACAAGAGAACAAGTgagaaaaaggcagagaagaaaTCCCCAGAGCCTCCTAAACCAAAGAGG atAATTTTAGATGTGGTCCCGACGTTACCAGACATCCCCCTGCCCCCCATCCAGGCCAATTATCGTCCTCTTCCCTCCATCGAGTCCATCAcctgctcccagacaaaaagGAAAG CTGTGTCCTCGCCGGTGGAGGAGAGCGAAGCTGGTTTCACAGGCCGCCGGTTAAATTCCAAAATGCAGGTGTACTCTGGCTCCAAAACTGCCTACCTCCCAAAGATGATGTCCCTGTACCAGCAGTGTATCAGGGTCCTCAGCAACAACATCGACT CAATCTATGAAGTGGGTGGTGTCCCTTTCTCAGTGCTGGAGCCAGTGTTGGAGAGGTGCACCCCGGAGCAGCTGTATCGCATCGAGGAATGTAACCAT gtgctggtgGAGGACACAGATCAGCTGTGGCACAACCACTGCCTGCGAGACTTCAAGAACGAGAAGCCCGAGGAGTTCGAGTCGTGGCGGGAGATGTACCTGCGGCTGCACGACGCGCGCGAGCAGCGCCTGCTCATGCTGGCACGCAACATCGGCTCTGCCCACGCCAACAAACCCaaag GGAGAGTGGCCAAGATGGCATTTGTGAACTCTGCAGCCAAGCCCCCTCGGGACGTTCGGAGGAGGCAGGAGAAGTTTGGAACTGGAGGCCCTCTCGTGCCAGAGAAGACCAA AATAAAACCAGTCCTGTACCCACCCAGCAAAAGCCACGCTCGGGCCAGTGACGAGCAGTCCTACGATgggcccagcaccagcagcgcccactcGGCCCCGTCTTCAGGTAGCACCTTCTCCTCCTACGACCCCAGGAAACCCCCTGTGAAGA AAATTGCACCAATGATGGCAAAGACTATCAAAGCTTTCAAGAACAGGTTCTCTCGGAGATAA
- the PITHD1 gene encoding PITH domain-containing protein 1 translates to MAHGHGPGRCRCCGEEAAERGAAWGLYLRIDRQRLQCLNERREGSGATVFRPWEERGDRSQFVESDDDEELLFNIPFTGSVKLKGVIVMGEDDGTHPAEMRLFRNIPHMSFDDTAKEPEQTFSLSRDPLGELEYPTKIARFSNVHHLSMHFPKNFGAETTKIFYIGLKGEWTEAHRHEVTICNYEASANPADHKLEQITPQTHFIS, encoded by the exons ATGGCGCACGGGCACGGGCCCGGCCGGTGCCGCTGCTGCGGGGAGGAGGCGGCGGAGCGCGGCGCGGCCTGGGGGCTCTACCTGCGCATCGACCGGCAGCGCCTGCAGTGCCTCAACGAGCGCCGCGAGGGCTCCGGAGCCACCGTGTTCCGGCCCTGGGAGGAGCGCGGGGACCGCTCGCAG TTTGTGGAAAGCGACGATGACGAGGAGCTGCTCTTCAACATCCC GTTCACGGGCAGTGTGAAGTTGAAAGGAGTCATTGTGATGGGCGAGGACGACGGGACGCACCCGGCTGAGATGAGGCT gTTCAGGAACATTCCTCACATGTCCTTTGATGACACAGCCAAGGAGCCAGAGCAGACCTTCAGCCTGAGCCGGGatcccctgggagagctggaatATCCCACCAA aatcGCCCGTTTCTCCAACGTTCACCACCTCTCCATGCACTTCCCAAAGAACTTCGGAGCTGAGACAACCAAGATTTTTTATATCGGCCTGAAGGGGGAGTGGACGGAG GCTCATCGCCACGAAGTCACCATCTGCAACTACGAAGCCTCGGCGAACCCGGCCGACCACAAGCTGGAACAGATCACCCCCCAGACTCACTTCATCTCCTAA
- the LYPLA2 gene encoding acyl-protein thioesterase 2, translated as MCGNNMSVPLLADAVTVSGAERETAAVIFLHGLGDTGHSWADALSSIRLPYVKYICPHAPRIPVTLNMKMVMPSWFDLMGLTPDAPEDEAGIKKAAENIKAIIEHEMKNGIPPNRIILGGFSQGGALSLYTALTCQHQLAGIVALSCWLPLHKAFPQAANNGVNKDIAILQCHGELDPMIPVRFGALTAEKLKSVVTPTKVQFKTFPGVMHSSCPQEMMAVKEFIEKLLPRI; from the exons ATGTGTGGTAACAACATGTCTGTCCCCCTCCTCGCCGACGCTGTCACCGTGTCAGGGGCAGAGCGGGAGACCGCCGCG GTCATTTTCCTCCATGGCCTTGGAGACACGGG gcacagctgggccgATGCTCTGTCCTCCATCCGCCTCCCCTACGTGAAGTACATCTGCCCTCACGC GCCCCGGATCCCGGTGACCCTCAACATGAAGATGGTGATGCCCTCCTG GTTTGACCTGATGGGACTGACTCCAGATGCACCTGAGGATGAGGCTGGGATCAagaaagctgcagaaaaca TTAAAGCAATCATCGAGCACGAGATGAAGAACGGGATCCCCCCCAACCGCATCATCCTGGGAGGCTTCTCACAG GGCGGTGCCTTGTCGCTGTACACGGCTCTGACGTGCCAGCACCAGCTGGCCGGCATCGTGGCgctcagctgctggctcccGCTGCACAAGGCCTTCCCCCAG GCAGCGAACAACGGCGTGAACAAGGACATCGCCATCCTGCAGTGCCACGGGGAGCTGGACCCCATGATCCCCGTGCGCTTCGGGGCCCTCACGGCCGAGAAGCTCAAGTCTGTGGTCACCCCCACCAAGGTGCAGTTCAAAACCTTCCCTGGAGTGATGCACAGTTCCTGTCCTCAG GAGATGATGGCGGTGAAGGAGTTCATCGAGAAGCTGCTGCCCCGGATCTGA
- the GALE gene encoding UDP-glucose 4-epimerase isoform X1 codes for MAETILVTGGAGYIGSHCVLELLQAGYEPVVIDNFHNAIRGSEELPESLRRVQEIAHRPLLFQELDITDRAALQELFRKHRFSAVMHFAGLKAVGESVQKPLEYYRVNLTGTIGLLETMKAHGVRNIVFSSSATVYGDPKYLPLDENHPVGGCTNPYGKSKFFIEEMIRDLCRAEKDWNAVLLRYFNPIGAHESGMIGEDPQGIPNNLMPYVAQVAVGRREFLSVFGNDYKTDDGTGVRDYIHVVDLAKGHIAALKKLKENCGCKIYNLGTGTGYSVLQMVRAMEKASGRECCSPCRSSTGSRPGARGTWPPATLTPRWPSGNWAGKLPLAWTRCVRTCGGGSCRTPRASARTEL; via the exons ATGGCCGAGACCATCCTGGTGACGGGCGGCGCCGGCTACATCGGCAGCCACTgcgtgctggagctgctgcaggcggGCTACGAGCCCGTGGTCATCGACAACTTCCACAACGCCATCCGAG GCTCCGAGGAGCTCCCCGAGAGCCTCCGGCGGGTGCAGGAGATCGCGCACCGGCCCCTGCTCTTCCAGGAGCTCGACATCACGGACCGGGCGGCGCTGCAGGAGCTCTTCAGGAAG CACCGCTTCTCGGCCGTGATGCACTTTGCGGGGCTCAAGGCAGTGGGGGAGTCGGTGCAGAAGCCTCTGGAATATTACAGAGTGAACCTCACCGGGACCATCGGGCTGCTGGAG ACCATGAAGGCCCACGGCGTGAGGAACATCGtgttcagcagctctgccaccGTCTACGGGGATCCCAAGTACCTCCCCCTGGATGAGAATCACCCGGTGGGGGGCTGCACCAACCCCTACGGCAAATCCAAGTTCTTCATCGAGGAGATGATCCGTGATCTCTGCAGAGCGGAGAAG GACTGGAACGCCGTCCTCCTGCGCTACTTCAACCCCATCGGCGCCCACGAGTCGGGGATGATCGGGGAGGACCCTCAGGGCATCCCCAACAACCTCATGCCCTACGTGGCTCAG GTGGCAGTGGGACGCCGGGAATTCCTGAGCGTCTTTGGGAACGACTACAAGACTGACGATGGAACGG GAGTCAGGGATTACATCCACGTCGTGGATCTGGCCAAGGGCCACATCGCTGCTCTGAAGAAGCTCAAGGAGAACTGTGGCTGCAAG ATCTACAACCTGGGCACAGGCACCGGCTACTCCGTGCTGCAGATGGTCCGGGCCATGGAGAAAGCCTCGGGGCGGGAG tgctgctctccctgcagatCAAGTACCGGATCACGGCCCGGCGCGAGGGGGACGTGGCCTCCTGCTACGCTGACCCCGCGCTGGCCGAGCGGGAACtgggctggaaagctgccttTGGCCTGGACAAGATGT GTGAGGACCTGTGGCGGTGGCAGCTGCAGAACCCCACGGGCTTCAGCAAGAACTGAGCTGTGA
- the GALE gene encoding UDP-glucose 4-epimerase isoform X2 encodes MAETILVTGGAGYIGSHCVLELLQAGYEPVVIDNFHNAIRGSEELPESLRRVQEIAHRPLLFQELDITDRAALQELFRKHRFSAVMHFAGLKAVGESVQKPLEYYRVNLTGTIGLLETMKAHGVRNIVFSSSATVYGDPKYLPLDENHPVGGCTNPYGKSKFFIEEMIRDLCRAEKDWNAVLLRYFNPIGAHESGMIGEDPQGIPNNLMPYVAQVAVGRREFLSVFGNDYKTDDGTGVRDYIHVVDLAKGHIAALKKLKENCGCKIYNLGTGTGYSVLQMVRAMEKASGREIKYRITARREGDVASCYADPALAERELGWKAAFGLDKMCEDLWRWQLQNPTGFSKN; translated from the exons ATGGCCGAGACCATCCTGGTGACGGGCGGCGCCGGCTACATCGGCAGCCACTgcgtgctggagctgctgcaggcggGCTACGAGCCCGTGGTCATCGACAACTTCCACAACGCCATCCGAG GCTCCGAGGAGCTCCCCGAGAGCCTCCGGCGGGTGCAGGAGATCGCGCACCGGCCCCTGCTCTTCCAGGAGCTCGACATCACGGACCGGGCGGCGCTGCAGGAGCTCTTCAGGAAG CACCGCTTCTCGGCCGTGATGCACTTTGCGGGGCTCAAGGCAGTGGGGGAGTCGGTGCAGAAGCCTCTGGAATATTACAGAGTGAACCTCACCGGGACCATCGGGCTGCTGGAG ACCATGAAGGCCCACGGCGTGAGGAACATCGtgttcagcagctctgccaccGTCTACGGGGATCCCAAGTACCTCCCCCTGGATGAGAATCACCCGGTGGGGGGCTGCACCAACCCCTACGGCAAATCCAAGTTCTTCATCGAGGAGATGATCCGTGATCTCTGCAGAGCGGAGAAG GACTGGAACGCCGTCCTCCTGCGCTACTTCAACCCCATCGGCGCCCACGAGTCGGGGATGATCGGGGAGGACCCTCAGGGCATCCCCAACAACCTCATGCCCTACGTGGCTCAG GTGGCAGTGGGACGCCGGGAATTCCTGAGCGTCTTTGGGAACGACTACAAGACTGACGATGGAACGG GAGTCAGGGATTACATCCACGTCGTGGATCTGGCCAAGGGCCACATCGCTGCTCTGAAGAAGCTCAAGGAGAACTGTGGCTGCAAG ATCTACAACCTGGGCACAGGCACCGGCTACTCCGTGCTGCAGATGGTCCGGGCCATGGAGAAAGCCTCGGGGCGGGAG atCAAGTACCGGATCACGGCCCGGCGCGAGGGGGACGTGGCCTCCTGCTACGCTGACCCCGCGCTGGCCGAGCGGGAACtgggctggaaagctgccttTGGCCTGGACAAGATGT GTGAGGACCTGTGGCGGTGGCAGCTGCAGAACCCCACGGGCTTCAGCAAGAACTGA